In Tachysurus vachellii isolate PV-2020 chromosome 12, HZAU_Pvac_v1, whole genome shotgun sequence, the following are encoded in one genomic region:
- the LOC132855003 gene encoding E3 ubiquitin/ISG15 ligase TRIM25-like isoform X3: MAEASISVDQDQFICSVCLDLLKDPVALSCGHSFCKVCINGCWDQEDQKDVYSCPQCRDTFTPRPVLRRNNILAEVVEKLKKTEVQAASPDHCYTGPGDVECDFCTGRKHKAVKSCLVCVASFCETHLKPHYQVPSWKKHKLVEASGNLQEKICSEHDEVLKIFCRSDQSFICYLCMTDEHKSHDTVSVKAYRTEKENELQEEQLKFQQRLQEKQKKVQELKQAVNTIKLSTQTAVEDNERIFTELISFMEKKRSEVTEMIRAQEKAEMSRAERLLEQLEQEIDDLQRRVTEMEKLSHTHDDIHFLQSFQSLRVSSGRDDTSSITVSQHLSFDGVKKSLSDLKKRLVEIFQEEFINIPGCAAELQIILPSEPKSRDDFLHYFRFLFSDSGSQHDTS; this comes from the exons ATGGCTGAGGCGAGTATTTCAGTAGATCAGGATCAGTTCATCTGTTCAGTGTGTCTGGATCTCCTGAAGGATCCGGTGGCTCTCTCCtgtggtcacagtttctgtaaggtgtgtattaatggCTGCTGGGATCAGGAGGATCAGAAGGACGTctacagctgtcctcagtgCAGAGACACTTTCACACCAAGGCCTGTTCTACGCAGAAACAACATTCTGGCTGAAgtggtggagaaactgaagaagactgaagttcaagctgcttctcctgatcactgttacactggacctggagatgtggagtgtgatttctgcaccgggagaaaacacaaagccgtcaagtcctgtctggtgtgtgtggctTCGTTTTGTGAAACTCATCTCAAACCTCACTATCAAGTTCCTTCATGGAAAAAGCACAAGTTAGTCGAAGCTTCTGGAAATCTACAagagaagatctgctctgaacatGATGAAGTGTTGAAGATCTTCTGTCGTTCTGACCAAAGCTTCATCTGTTATCTGTGTATGACGGATGAACATAAAAGCCACGACACCGTCTCAGTTAAAGCTTACAGAACTGAGAAAGAG aaTGAGCTACAGGAGGAGCAGCTGAAATTCCAGCAGAGActccaggagaagcagaagaaggtgcaggagctgaaacaggCTGTGAACACTATAAAG CTCAGTACACAGACAGCAGTGGAGGACAATGAGAGGATCTTTACTGAGCTGATCAGCTTCATGGAGAAAAAGCGCTCGGAGGTGACGGAgatgatcagagctcaggagaaggCTGAAATGAGTCGAGCTGAACGACTCCTGGAGcaactggagcaggagattgatgatcttcagaggagagtcactgaGATGGAGAAGCTTTCACATACACACGATGACATCCATTTcctccag agTTTCCAGTCTCTTCGTGTCTCTTCTGGACGTGACGACACATCCAGCATCACTGTCAGTCAACATCTCTCATTTGATGGAGTGAAGAAATCTCTCTCTGACCTGAAAAAGAGACTCGTGGAAATCTTCCAGGAGGAATTCATCAACATCCCTGGATGTG CTGCAGAACTTCAGATCATTTTACCCTCAGAACCAAAGAGTAGAGATGATTTTCtgcac tattttagatttctgttctctgactcTGGATCCCAACACGACACATCGTGA
- the LOC132855003 gene encoding tripartite motif-containing protein 16-like isoform X1 — protein sequence MAEASISVDQDQFICSVCLDLLKDPVALSCGHSFCKVCINGCWDQEDQKDVYSCPQCRDTFTPRPVLRRNNILAEVVEKLKKTEVQAASPDHCYTGPGDVECDFCTGRKHKAVKSCLVCVASFCETHLKPHYQVPSWKKHKLVEASGNLQEKICSEHDEVLKIFCRSDQSFICYLCMTDEHKSHDTVSVKAYRTEKENELQEEQLKFQQRLQEKQKKVQELKQAVNTIKLSTQTAVEDNERIFTELISFMEKKRSEVTEMIRAQEKAEMSRAERLLEQLEQEIDDLQRRVTEMEKLSHTHDDIHFLQSFQSLRVSSGRDDTSSITVSQHLSFDGVKKSLSDLKKRLVEIFQEEFINIPGCAAELQIILPSEPKSRDDFLHYFCSLTLDPNTTHRNLILSEKNRAVTRSKREQQYSDHPERFDSWGQVLCKESVCGRCYWEVEWSGDGVYISVSYKDIRRKGRGNECVFGCNKQSWSLECSYFFSPSFHHNNIKTDLRVASSSRIGVYVDHSAGTLSFYSVSDTMKLLHRVHTTFTQPLYAGFWLRCYGTSVKLCDPKEK from the exons ATGGCTGAGGCGAGTATTTCAGTAGATCAGGATCAGTTCATCTGTTCAGTGTGTCTGGATCTCCTGAAGGATCCGGTGGCTCTCTCCtgtggtcacagtttctgtaaggtgtgtattaatggCTGCTGGGATCAGGAGGATCAGAAGGACGTctacagctgtcctcagtgCAGAGACACTTTCACACCAAGGCCTGTTCTACGCAGAAACAACATTCTGGCTGAAgtggtggagaaactgaagaagactgaagttcaagctgcttctcctgatcactgttacactggacctggagatgtggagtgtgatttctgcaccgggagaaaacacaaagccgtcaagtcctgtctggtgtgtgtggctTCGTTTTGTGAAACTCATCTCAAACCTCACTATCAAGTTCCTTCATGGAAAAAGCACAAGTTAGTCGAAGCTTCTGGAAATCTACAagagaagatctgctctgaacatGATGAAGTGTTGAAGATCTTCTGTCGTTCTGACCAAAGCTTCATCTGTTATCTGTGTATGACGGATGAACATAAAAGCCACGACACCGTCTCAGTTAAAGCTTACAGAACTGAGAAAGAG aaTGAGCTACAGGAGGAGCAGCTGAAATTCCAGCAGAGActccaggagaagcagaagaaggtgcaggagctgaaacaggCTGTGAACACTATAAAG CTCAGTACACAGACAGCAGTGGAGGACAATGAGAGGATCTTTACTGAGCTGATCAGCTTCATGGAGAAAAAGCGCTCGGAGGTGACGGAgatgatcagagctcaggagaaggCTGAAATGAGTCGAGCTGAACGACTCCTGGAGcaactggagcaggagattgatgatcttcagaggagagtcactgaGATGGAGAAGCTTTCACATACACACGATGACATCCATTTcctccag agTTTCCAGTCTCTTCGTGTCTCTTCTGGACGTGACGACACATCCAGCATCACTGTCAGTCAACATCTCTCATTTGATGGAGTGAAGAAATCTCTCTCTGACCTGAAAAAGAGACTCGTGGAAATCTTCCAGGAGGAATTCATCAACATCCCTGGATGTG CTGCAGAACTTCAGATCATTTTACCCTCAGAACCAAAGAGTAGAGATGATTTTCtgcact atttctgttctctgactcTGGATCCCAACACGACACATCGTAACCTCATTCTGTCTGAGAAGAACAGAGCAGTGACACGCAGTAAGAGAGAGCAGCAGTACTCTgatcatccagagagatttgactcCTGGGGGcaggtgttgtgtaaggagagtgtgtgtggacgctgttactgggaggtggagtggagcgGTGATGGTGTGTACATATCAGTCTCATATAAAGATATCAGGAGGAAAGGACGgggtaatgagtgtgtgtttggatgcaACAAACAGTCCTGGAGTCTGGaatgttcttattttttttctccctctttccaTCACAACAACATTAAGACTGATCTCAGAGTTGCATCATCCtccagaataggagtgtatgtggatcacagtgcaggaactctgtccttctacagcgtctctgacaccatgaagctcctccacagagtccacaccacattcactcagcctctataCGCTGGGTTCTGGCTGCGCTGTTATGGAACATCTGTAAAATTATGTGATCCAAAAGAAAAGTGA
- the LOC132855003 gene encoding tripartite motif-containing protein 16-like isoform X2 gives MAEASISVDQDQFICSVCLDLLKDPVALSCGHSFCKVCINGCWDQEDQKDVYSCPQCRDTFTPRPVLRRNNILAEVVEKLKKTEVQAASPDHCYTGPGDVECDFCTGRKHKAVKSCLVCVASFCETHLKPHYQVPSWKKHKLVEASGNLQEKICSEHDEVLKIFCRSDQSFICYLCMTDEHKSHDTVSVKAYRTEKENELQEEQLKFQQRLQEKQKKVQELKQAVNTIKLSTQTAVEDNERIFTELISFMEKKRSEVTEMIRAQEKAEMSRAERLLEQLEQEIDDLQRRVTEMEKLSHTHDDIHFLQSFQSLRVSSGRDDTSSITVSQHLSFDGVKKSLSDLKKRLVEIFQEEFINIPGCAAELQIILPSEPKSRDDFLHYFCSLTLDPNTTHRDLILSEKNRAVTVSKREQQYSDHPERFDYWGQVLCKESVCGRCYWEVEWSGDGVSISVSYKDIRRKGGDIECWFGRNKQSWSLYCSSSSLSFYHNNIKTDLRVPSSSRIGVYVDHSAGTLSFYSVSDTMKLLHRVHTTFTQPLYAGFWLRCYGTSVKLCDPK, from the exons ATGGCTGAGGCGAGTATTTCAGTAGATCAGGATCAGTTCATCTGTTCAGTGTGTCTGGATCTCCTGAAGGATCCGGTGGCTCTCTCCtgtggtcacagtttctgtaaggtgtgtattaatggCTGCTGGGATCAGGAGGATCAGAAGGACGTctacagctgtcctcagtgCAGAGACACTTTCACACCAAGGCCTGTTCTACGCAGAAACAACATTCTGGCTGAAgtggtggagaaactgaagaagactgaagttcaagctgcttctcctgatcactgttacactggacctggagatgtggagtgtgatttctgcaccgggagaaaacacaaagccgtcaagtcctgtctggtgtgtgtggctTCGTTTTGTGAAACTCATCTCAAACCTCACTATCAAGTTCCTTCATGGAAAAAGCACAAGTTAGTCGAAGCTTCTGGAAATCTACAagagaagatctgctctgaacatGATGAAGTGTTGAAGATCTTCTGTCGTTCTGACCAAAGCTTCATCTGTTATCTGTGTATGACGGATGAACATAAAAGCCACGACACCGTCTCAGTTAAAGCTTACAGAACTGAGAAAGAG aaTGAGCTACAGGAGGAGCAGCTGAAATTCCAGCAGAGActccaggagaagcagaagaaggtgcaggagctgaaacaggCTGTGAACACTATAAAG CTCAGTACACAGACAGCAGTGGAGGACAATGAGAGGATCTTTACTGAGCTGATCAGCTTCATGGAGAAAAAGCGCTCGGAGGTGACGGAgatgatcagagctcaggagaaggCTGAAATGAGTCGAGCTGAACGACTCCTGGAGcaactggagcaggagattgatgatcttcagaggagagtcactgaGATGGAGAAGCTTTCACATACACACGATGACATCCATTTcctccag agTTTCCAGTCTCTTCGTGTCTCTTCTGGACGTGACGACACATCCAGCATCACTGTCAGTCAACATCTCTCATTTGATGGAGTGAAGAAATCTCTCTCTGACCTGAAAAAGAGACTCGTGGAAATCTTCCAGGAGGAATTCATCAACATCCCTGGATGTG CTGCAGAACTTCAGATCATTTTACCCTCAGAACCAAAGAGTAGAGATGATTTTCtgcact atttctgttctctgactcTGGATCCCAACACGACACATCGTGACCTCATTCTGTCTGAGAAGAACAGAGCAGTGACAGTCAGTAAGAGAGAGCAGCAGTACTCTgatcatccagagagatttgactaCTGGGGGcaggtgttgtgtaaggagagtgtgtgtggacgctgttactgggaggtggagtggagcgGTGATGGTGTGTCCATATCAGTCTCATATAAAGACATCAGGAGGAAAGGAGGTGATattgagtgctggtttggacGCAACAAACAGTCCTGGAGTCTgtattgttcttcttcttctctctctttctatcacaACAACATTAAGACTGATCTCAGAGTTCCATCATCCtccagaataggagtgtatgtggatcacagtgcaggaactctgtccttctacagcgtctctgacaccatgaagctcctccacagagtccacaccacattcactcagcctctataCGCTGGGTTCTGGCTGCGCTGTTATGGAACATCTGTAAAATTATGTgatccaaaataa